Sequence from the Thermocoleostomius sinensis A174 genome:
ATCTCTCTGTGGTGCGAGATGCCCAAGGTCAACCGTTATATTATGTGGCGCAAATTCAAGACATCACCGAGCGACAAGCCATCGATCGCATCAAAAATGAATTTATTTCGATCGTCAGCCATGAACTGCGCACCCCTCTGACCGCCATTCGAGGATTTTTGGGACTGCTGGATACAGGAATTTACGACAACAAGCCCGACAAAGCCAAACACATGATTACCCAAGCGCTCACCAACAGCGATCGGCTGGTGCGATTGGTGAATGACATTCTCGACTTGGAGCGGCTATCGTCTGGCAGAGTGCAACTCGTGATGGAAGCGTGTCTGGCAGAAACCCTGTTGCAGCAAGCTGTGGCGGGTGTCCAGTCGATCGCCGATCAAGCCCACATTACCTTGGTTGTGGGCAGCACAACCGCCACCGTATGGGCCGCTCCCGACTCCATTATTCAAACCTTGACCAATTTACTGGGCAATGCCATCAAGTTCTCTCCAGATCATTCGGTGATTACCCTAGCAGCCCAAGCCCAAGCAGACTCGGTACTCTTCTCTGTGACAGATCAAGGACGAGGCATTCCACCTGATAAATTAGAAACGATTTTTGGACGGTTTCAGCAAGTCGATGTCTCAGACTCTCGACAAAAAGGTGGCACGGGGTTGGGGTTGGCCATTTGTCAAAGTATTATCCAGCAACACGGAGGTAACATTTGGGCAGAAAGCACTTTGGGAGTGGGCAGTACCTTCTATTTCACGTTACCGTTCCCCCCTGGAGGTCTGCATGAATAGACATATTCTTGTCGTCGATGATGAGGCATCTCTACGTGATCTGGCTTGTACCTGTTTGGAAGATTTGGGCGGCTGGAATACTACAGCGGCCGCATCAGGACAGGAAGCCTTGGCAAAAGCGGAGTCCATCCCTCTAGATGCTATTCTTCTCGATGTTTCGATGCCCGAAATGGATGGGTTTCAGTGCTATGAACAGCTTAAAGCCAATCCCACCACTCAGTCTATTCCGGTGGTGCTGCTGACGGCAAAAGTCTTGCCAGACGATCGCACTCGATTTGCCCAAATGGAAATTGCAGGGGTGATCACAAAACCCTTTGATCCCGTTTCGATTTGTGATCAACTTTCTGAACTGCTGCACTGGACTTGAGCACAGATGTTAGTAAAACAAAGACTTCCCTGATGGTTGCTCCTCTTTTACACTGGCTTTACTTCCCCAAGCGATCGGCTAAGACACCATCGCAGCGTACAACAGTTCCGTTACATTTGGTTTTAATCGTACCATTTGTCTTGCTATCAACCGGGGCTGTTGGAATTGTAGGATACCTGTCTTGGCGCAGTGGGCAGCGAGCAATTAGTGATGTGGTTGAACAACTGCAAGCCAAAATTGGTGACCACATTGAAGAAAAACTGACGGTTTATTTAGAGACGCCGCACTTAATTAATCGAATCAATGCCGATGCCGTGCAACGGGGAGAACTCAATGTTACAAGTCGAACCAGTGAGCGCTATCTTTGGCAACAAATTCAACGATTTGAGTCAGTCAGTTGGATTTACTATGGCTCCGAGCAAGAAGGAAGTTTCGTGGGTATCACGCGAGCGAATCCCGATCGATCGCTGCAAATTGTAGTCAATGATGCCACAACGAACTTTGAAGGCCACTA
This genomic interval carries:
- a CDS encoding response regulator — its product is MNRHILVVDDEASLRDLACTCLEDLGGWNTTAAASGQEALAKAESIPLDAILLDVSMPEMDGFQCYEQLKANPTTQSIPVVLLTAKVLPDDRTRFAQMEIAGVITKPFDPVSICDQLSELLHWT